In Bryobacteraceae bacterium, the following proteins share a genomic window:
- a CDS encoding sigma-54 dependent transcriptional regulator: MTPARVLVIDDEPGIRESLCGVLEDEGFATEAAASAEEGLAMLGGQPFDLVMLDIWLPGIDGIEALSRISEIPPDDRPAVVMISGHGTIETAVRATKLGAFDFLEKPLTIEKVSVVAKNAVVQRRLQREIRSLRDSSGERQPIVGESVPMRALRQQLSLMAATNGRVLIFGESGAGKELVARAIHGMSERASGPFVEVNCAAIPEELIESELFGHRKGSFTGASTDKSGKFQKADGGTLFLDEVADMSLKTQAKVLRALEDHRFEPIGSHETIQVDVRVIAATNKNLTIEIERGNFREDLFYRLNVIPFYVPPLRDRVEDITLLAGHFLDYFSRVYTRRPKELTAEAYRVLREYPWPGNVRELKNLMERIVIMNPQVRIDARHIPLEAPKRTANADIGGDFTTLHEFREAAERDYILRKLEEARGNVTRAAELLGLERSHLYRKMKSLGIASKEQQS; the protein is encoded by the coding sequence ATGACGCCGGCCCGTGTTCTCGTCATCGACGACGAGCCCGGCATCCGCGAGTCATTGTGCGGCGTGCTCGAAGACGAGGGCTTCGCCACCGAGGCCGCCGCCTCCGCCGAGGAAGGTCTGGCGATGCTCGGCGGCCAGCCCTTCGATCTGGTCATGCTCGATATCTGGCTGCCCGGCATCGACGGGATCGAAGCGCTCTCCCGCATTTCCGAAATCCCGCCCGACGACCGGCCGGCCGTTGTGATGATCTCCGGCCACGGAACCATCGAGACGGCCGTCCGCGCCACTAAACTCGGAGCGTTCGATTTTCTCGAAAAGCCGCTGACCATCGAGAAGGTTTCCGTCGTCGCCAAGAACGCCGTCGTGCAGCGCCGCCTCCAGCGCGAGATCCGCAGCCTTCGGGATTCCTCCGGTGAGCGCCAGCCGATCGTCGGCGAAAGTGTCCCCATGCGCGCCCTCCGTCAGCAACTCTCGCTGATGGCGGCCACCAACGGACGCGTCCTGATCTTCGGCGAATCCGGCGCCGGCAAGGAACTCGTGGCCCGCGCGATCCACGGGATGAGCGAGCGCGCCTCCGGCCCCTTCGTCGAAGTGAATTGCGCCGCGATCCCGGAGGAGTTGATCGAAAGCGAACTCTTCGGCCACCGCAAGGGCAGCTTCACGGGCGCCTCCACCGACAAATCCGGCAAATTCCAAAAGGCGGACGGCGGCACTCTGTTCCTCGACGAAGTAGCCGACATGAGCCTCAAGACCCAGGCGAAGGTACTGCGCGCGCTCGAGGATCACCGCTTTGAGCCCATCGGAAGCCACGAAACCATCCAGGTGGACGTGCGCGTGATCGCCGCCACCAACAAGAACCTCACCATCGAAATCGAACGCGGCAACTTCCGCGAGGATCTCTTCTACCGCCTCAACGTGATCCCGTTCTACGTGCCGCCCCTCCGCGACCGCGTGGAGGATATCACGCTCCTCGCCGGCCACTTCCTCGACTATTTCTCCCGCGTCTACACGCGGCGTCCGAAGGAGCTAACCGCCGAAGCCTACCGCGTGCTCCGCGAATACCCCTGGCCGGGCAACGTACGCGAGCTCAAAAACCTCATGGAGCGCATCGTGATCATGAATCCACAGGTGCGGATCGACGCCCGCCACATTCCGCTCGAAGCGCCCAAACGAACCGCCAATGCCGATATCGGCGGCGACTTCACCACCCTTCACGAATTCCGCGAAGCCGCCGAACGCGACTACATCCTCCGCAAGCTCGAAGAGGCGCGCGGCAACGTCACCCGGGCGGCGGAACTCCTCGGCCTCGAGCGCAGCCACCTCTACCGAAAAATGAAATCGCTCGGAATCGCATCCAAGGAACAGCAATCGTGA
- a CDS encoding U32 family peptidase — MSPAGHWPQLRAAVEAGADAVYFGLHHFSARAKVGFALPELPEALAALHERGVRGYVTFNTLVFEHELDEAARTIAAVAEAGADALIVQDAAVLRLARSIAPSLELHASTQMSITDSAGVRFARSLGVERVTLARELSLAEVRRIIDETGCDIEIFVHGALCVAYSGQCFSSEAWGGRSANRGQCAQACRLPYELTVDGRVHPLGDARYLLSPGDLYALEQVPEIVAAGVAALKIEGRYKDAGYVAIATDAYRRAVDRAAAATPPDPDEQTQDRRRLEQIYSRGLGAHFLAGTDHQRVVVGRAPRHRGVLLGRVTRVAESAVWVAVDGARPAPGDGVVFDSASWRSPEEVEEGGRVFEVLPALDETLELRFANGAIDFTRIRPADRLWRTHDPAVERAARRFLDPPAPVAKIPVDVHAEARAGEPLRSVWRLAGSRPLEIIVESDAPVQPAANRALNDASLREQFERLGATPFTLRSVRLETAGPVFVAASALNRIRREAAGKLQTALRRPPSISVRPADVEPETPLEDAAPGEPRIHLLVRNGAQLDAALDPAMAAIPASITLDYLDLYGLRPSVERVKAAGLPVRVATPRVLKPGESRIVDFLLSLDCPMLVRAAGMLERLRESPHALTGDFSLNAANTRSARIYLTRGLARLTPTHDLNAAQVAALARGIGGSRIEAVVYQHLPVFHTEHCVFCRFLSSGTSYRDCGRPCEKHTVALADRDGRAHPVVADVGCRNTVFGAEAQHAARHLDAWLGVGIRDFRLEFVHETEEQLRAVALRFARTLRGEITAAALGAEWARVAPGGVTEGSLFVPKDYLTLPVLQ; from the coding sequence ATGAGCCCCGCGGGGCACTGGCCGCAACTGCGCGCTGCCGTAGAAGCCGGCGCCGACGCCGTCTATTTCGGCCTGCACCACTTCAGCGCCCGCGCCAAGGTGGGCTTCGCCCTCCCCGAACTTCCCGAGGCCCTCGCCGCCCTGCACGAACGCGGCGTCCGCGGCTACGTCACTTTCAATACGCTCGTCTTCGAGCACGAACTTGACGAGGCCGCGCGCACGATCGCCGCCGTCGCCGAAGCCGGCGCCGATGCCCTCATCGTCCAGGACGCCGCCGTTTTGCGCCTCGCCCGATCCATCGCGCCCTCGCTCGAACTCCACGCCAGCACGCAGATGAGCATCACCGATTCGGCCGGCGTCCGCTTCGCCCGGTCGCTCGGTGTCGAACGCGTCACGCTCGCACGCGAGTTGAGCCTCGCCGAGGTCCGCCGGATCATCGACGAAACCGGCTGTGATATCGAGATCTTCGTTCACGGCGCCCTCTGCGTCGCCTACTCCGGGCAATGCTTTTCCTCGGAGGCCTGGGGCGGCCGGAGCGCCAATCGCGGGCAGTGCGCGCAGGCCTGCCGGCTCCCCTACGAACTGACTGTCGACGGACGTGTCCATCCGCTCGGCGATGCCCGCTACCTCCTCTCGCCCGGCGACCTCTATGCGCTCGAACAGGTCCCGGAGATCGTGGCCGCTGGAGTCGCCGCGCTGAAGATCGAAGGCCGTTACAAAGACGCCGGGTACGTCGCCATCGCCACCGACGCCTATCGCCGCGCCGTGGACCGCGCCGCGGCCGCCACGCCTCCCGATCCGGACGAGCAAACGCAGGACCGCCGCCGCCTCGAACAGATCTACTCCCGCGGACTGGGCGCGCACTTCCTCGCCGGCACGGATCACCAGCGCGTGGTCGTCGGGCGCGCGCCGAGGCATCGCGGCGTGCTGCTCGGGCGCGTGACGCGCGTCGCCGAATCCGCGGTGTGGGTGGCCGTCGACGGCGCAAGGCCCGCACCCGGCGACGGTGTCGTGTTCGACAGCGCCTCCTGGCGGAGTCCGGAGGAGGTCGAAGAGGGCGGCCGGGTCTTCGAGGTCCTACCCGCGCTCGACGAAACGCTCGAGCTCCGCTTCGCCAACGGCGCGATCGACTTCACCCGCATCCGCCCGGCCGATCGCCTGTGGCGCACGCACGACCCCGCCGTGGAACGCGCCGCGCGGCGATTCCTCGATCCCCCGGCGCCGGTTGCGAAGATTCCCGTTGACGTGCACGCGGAGGCCCGCGCCGGCGAACCCCTCCGCTCGGTCTGGAGACTGGCCGGCAGCCGTCCACTGGAAATCATCGTGGAAAGCGACGCTCCGGTACAGCCGGCCGCCAATCGCGCGCTCAACGATGCATCGCTCCGCGAACAGTTTGAGCGTCTCGGGGCAACGCCGTTCACGCTGCGGTCGGTGCGGCTCGAGACCGCCGGACCCGTGTTCGTGGCCGCGTCCGCGCTGAACCGCATCCGCCGCGAGGCCGCCGGGAAACTCCAAACCGCGCTCCGGCGGCCCCCGTCAATCTCGGTTCGTCCGGCGGATGTGGAGCCCGAAACCCCTCTGGAAGACGCGGCGCCGGGCGAGCCTCGCATCCACCTGCTCGTCCGCAACGGAGCGCAGTTGGACGCTGCGCTCGATCCGGCGATGGCCGCCATCCCGGCCTCGATCACGCTCGACTACCTCGATCTCTACGGCCTACGCCCCTCGGTGGAACGCGTGAAGGCGGCCGGCCTCCCGGTGCGAGTGGCGACGCCTCGCGTGCTGAAGCCCGGCGAATCGCGGATCGTCGACTTTCTGTTGAGCCTCGATTGCCCGATGCTCGTGCGCGCGGCCGGAATGCTCGAACGCCTGCGCGAGTCCCCGCACGCCCTCACCGGCGATTTCAGCCTCAACGCGGCAAACACCCGCTCGGCGAGAATCTACCTCACCCGCGGCCTCGCGCGACTCACGCCCACCCACGACCTCAACGCCGCGCAGGTGGCCGCGCTCGCCCGCGGCATCGGCGGCTCGCGCATCGAGGCCGTGGTCTATCAGCACCTCCCCGTCTTCCACACCGAGCACTGCGTCTTCTGCCGATTCCTGTCTAGCGGGACGAGCTATCGCGATTGCGGCCGGCCCTGCGAAAAGCACACCGTCGCCCTCGCCGATCGCGACGGCAGGGCCCATCCGGTTGTCGCCGACGTCGGATGCCGCAACACGGTCTTCGGCGCAGAGGCGCAGCACGCCGCGCGGCATCTCGATGCGTGGCTCGGCGTCGGCATTCGCGATTTCCGGTTGGAATTCGTGCACGAAACCGAGGAGCAATTGAGGGCAGTGGCGCTCCGGTTCGCAAGGACGCTGCGGGGCGAGATTACCGCCGCGGCGCTCGGGGCGGAATGGGCTCGCGTTGCGCCCGGCGGCGTCACCGAAGGCAGCCTGTTCGTTCCAAAAGACTACCTCACACTTCCCGTGTTGCAATAG
- a CDS encoding DUF362 domain-containing protein codes for MRRRDLLLAAVSYAAAPGQPRPKGSEKPKEWVTAAASRDTAPRVGLIPSTFTGGEEMDGRKIRALAMPAPLDAPLSAAQWDDMLRLAVELGGGRRGGLVTAVRPDDWVVIKTCVRGVPPGAAGWSPAMVTDPRLVSSLLRYLTERKLGRRFSIVAGPPYRGPWDLPWNSNFDGAGYRAIIDALAKAHPALRFELIDLNTAPSLEMPVEGRFFASRNSRGVYHVPRVLRECDKVISIAPLATAPDVGASLTILNYLGFGPGEQYGYPKRRLLELGRAGEVALDLFSFHPADYAIAGGPFAGEAGAGTRRHNVLVAGTNAPAVDAVGAAVMGLDSAATPYLDLAVQRGYGVADSYSIWTRGVEIDEVKSSFRVAAA; via the coding sequence ATGCGCAGACGCGACCTATTGCTCGCGGCGGTTTCGTATGCCGCCGCACCGGGACAACCGCGGCCGAAAGGATCGGAAAAGCCGAAGGAATGGGTGACCGCGGCGGCGAGCCGCGACACCGCCCCGCGCGTTGGTCTCATCCCCTCCACCTTCACCGGCGGCGAGGAAATGGACGGCCGGAAAATCCGCGCCCTGGCAATGCCGGCCCCGCTCGACGCTCCTCTTTCCGCCGCGCAATGGGACGACATGCTGCGCCTTGCCGTGGAACTGGGCGGCGGCCGCCGCGGCGGCTTGGTCACGGCCGTCAGGCCCGACGATTGGGTGGTGATCAAGACCTGCGTCCGCGGCGTCCCGCCCGGCGCCGCCGGCTGGAGCCCCGCCATGGTGACGGACCCGCGCCTCGTGTCATCCCTGCTTCGCTATCTCACCGAACGCAAGCTGGGGCGGCGCTTTAGCATCGTCGCCGGTCCGCCGTATCGCGGGCCCTGGGACCTTCCGTGGAACAGTAACTTCGACGGCGCCGGCTATCGCGCGATCATCGACGCCTTGGCCAAGGCCCATCCCGCGTTGCGTTTCGAGCTGATCGACCTCAACACCGCCCCCTCCCTCGAAATGCCGGTGGAGGGGCGCTTCTTCGCTTCCCGCAACTCCCGCGGCGTCTATCACGTGCCACGCGTGCTGCGTGAATGCGACAAGGTGATCTCGATCGCGCCGTTGGCCACCGCGCCGGACGTCGGCGCGTCGCTCACGATCTTGAACTACCTCGGCTTCGGGCCCGGCGAGCAGTATGGATATCCGAAGCGGCGCCTGCTCGAACTCGGCCGCGCCGGCGAGGTGGCGTTGGACCTGTTCTCCTTCCATCCCGCCGACTACGCGATCGCCGGCGGCCCCTTCGCCGGTGAAGCCGGGGCCGGAACCCGCCGCCACAACGTGCTCGTGGCCGGGACCAACGCCCCGGCCGTGGACGCCGTTGGCGCGGCGGTGATGGGCCTCGATTCCGCCGCCACCCCCTACTTGGACCTCGCTGTTCAGCGCGGCTACGGCGTTGCCGACTCCTATTCGATCTGGACGCGCGGCGTCGAAATCGACGAAGTGAAGTCCTCGTTCCGAGTAGCCGCCGCCTAG
- a CDS encoding DUF362 domain-containing protein, with product MSPLSRRRFAMAAAGAVSLPGRLFGARERTRIGLVPSTYAKLQRPASPADPLDYERVRDMVWTAIRLGAPRAGSLEAKIRPGSWVVIKPNIVGLRGREFYRTGDITDFRVTRAVLEYVARFTKAGRITLAEGGSYRRIGDPAKDNVIYQDGVHRDAMTFDWGPDEFPGAGGSFGQMLAAFRSEFPGHGFDYVDLSYDAVRDASGRFRRIEVPRAPNGVGAFGARPDYFVTNTIRNCDFLITAPVMKVHLQSGITCCLKNYVGTAPREAYALPGTFHNARLHSGHQVEDRIDPFIVDLAAFHPPDYAVVDGLRGLQYQEHNCGVSDQMVQSNLVLAGEDPVAIDSLVARLLGYNPWDIEFLHMAAKREMGTRDLDQVDVLGADPDPLRRRWVKPKAWFGRANRQWRVTADPNAPAASWKACEIPTDTLWFDRWSGKPTAPGARFAAATRIESRGHAKAFLWIGATGRFEAIFNGERVLAEENRTRYRGGQFQQAVSLRPGMNELVVRVEALDPRARMSAYLVGPRNDGDTVEGIRWMG from the coding sequence ATGAGTCCTCTCAGCCGCAGACGATTCGCCATGGCGGCGGCCGGAGCCGTGTCACTCCCCGGCAGACTGTTCGGCGCTCGCGAACGCACCCGCATCGGCCTGGTGCCTTCCACCTACGCCAAGCTGCAGCGGCCTGCCTCGCCCGCGGATCCGCTCGACTATGAGCGCGTACGGGACATGGTGTGGACGGCGATCCGCCTGGGCGCGCCGCGGGCCGGGAGTCTGGAGGCCAAGATCCGGCCGGGCTCGTGGGTGGTGATCAAGCCCAACATTGTTGGACTACGCGGGCGGGAGTTCTACCGCACGGGGGACATCACGGATTTTCGGGTTACGCGCGCCGTGCTCGAGTACGTGGCGCGGTTCACGAAGGCCGGCCGCATCACGCTCGCCGAGGGCGGCAGCTACCGGCGCATCGGCGATCCGGCCAAGGACAACGTGATCTACCAGGACGGAGTCCACCGGGACGCGATGACGTTTGACTGGGGGCCGGATGAGTTCCCGGGCGCCGGAGGGTCGTTCGGCCAGATGCTGGCCGCATTCCGCAGCGAGTTCCCCGGCCATGGCTTCGACTACGTGGATCTGAGCTACGACGCGGTCCGCGACGCCTCGGGCCGGTTCCGGCGGATCGAGGTTCCCAGGGCGCCGAACGGCGTGGGCGCATTCGGCGCGCGGCCGGACTATTTCGTCACCAATACGATTCGGAACTGCGATTTCCTAATCACGGCGCCGGTGATGAAGGTCCACCTGCAAAGCGGCATCACATGCTGCCTGAAGAACTACGTGGGTACGGCGCCACGGGAGGCCTACGCCCTGCCGGGCACTTTCCACAACGCGCGGCTGCACTCGGGCCACCAGGTGGAGGACCGCATCGATCCGTTTATCGTGGACCTCGCGGCTTTCCATCCGCCGGACTACGCCGTGGTCGACGGGCTGCGCGGCCTGCAGTATCAGGAGCACAACTGCGGCGTGAGCGATCAAATGGTGCAGAGCAATCTGGTGCTGGCCGGCGAGGACCCGGTGGCGATCGATTCACTTGTCGCGCGGCTGCTGGGGTACAACCCTTGGGACATCGAGTTCCTGCACATGGCGGCCAAGCGCGAGATGGGCACGCGCGATCTGGACCAGGTGGATGTGCTCGGCGCCGATCCCGATCCTCTGCGCCGGCGCTGGGTGAAGCCGAAGGCGTGGTTCGGGCGCGCCAACCGGCAGTGGCGCGTGACGGCGGACCCGAATGCGCCGGCCGCGTCCTGGAAGGCGTGCGAGATTCCCACCGATACGCTCTGGTTCGACCGCTGGAGCGGAAAGCCGACGGCGCCGGGAGCGCGCTTCGCCGCGGCGACGCGCATCGAATCGCGCGGGCATGCCAAGGCGTTCCTGTGGATTGGCGCGACAGGCCGCTTCGAGGCGATCTTCAACGGCGAACGCGTGCTGGCCGAGGAGAACCGCACGCGGTATCGGGGCGGGCAGTTCCAGCAGGCGGTTTCGCTGCGTCCGGGGATGAACGAACTGGTGGTCCGGGTGGAGGCGCTGGATCCTCGGGCGCGAATGAGTGCGTATCTGGTGGGCCCGCGTAACGACGGCGATACGGTCGAGGGTATCCGCTGGATGGGCTGA
- a CDS encoding CocE/NonD family hydrolase, producing the protein MPRLPTALLLLAAASSAAEQRHEMIPMRDGARLSTYLYIPAGPGPWPVLYEQRYADLEGKAARERYAQLAGAGYVVAAQNFRGAHRSEGVYQGYRALGWGKTQDGYDTVEWLAKQPWSTGKIGTFGGSQAGYAQNFLAVTRPPHLVAQYITDGGLSLFHLGYRRGGATRFERFKSSMMLDARDPAEGRRHLEDQVAHPEYDSYWAAEDCYPHFAKMNVPAFMVASWFDFMSRGSIDSYIGRQHRGGPGARGRQWMRIGPWLHGGRKTSAKVAELDFPENAAWNMDAHMIRWFDHFLKGRDNGVDRDPRIRYYTTGAVNEPGAPGNEWRDASDWPVPARSTAYFLLPSGGLATAAPASGRTEFLSDPTHPAPVHGRAEPTARDARQFEAHPDVRSFTTEPLAAPTEWTGDVRAEIDLSSSAPDTDLFVRVTDVYPDGRSIVLVDSVQRAKYRAGFEKPALMRPGRVYRLAWNVGWMSHVFAPGHRIRVTVSGNEADYFEANPNTGDTPTYDRPSRYLVAKNALHHGAGRSRIVAPVVKKPAP; encoded by the coding sequence ATGCCCAGGCTCCCGACCGCTCTCCTGCTGCTGGCGGCCGCCTCCTCCGCCGCCGAACAACGGCACGAAATGATCCCCATGCGCGACGGCGCGCGCCTCTCCACCTATCTCTACATCCCCGCCGGCCCCGGACCATGGCCCGTGCTCTACGAACAGCGCTACGCCGACCTCGAAGGGAAGGCCGCGCGCGAACGCTACGCTCAGCTCGCCGGCGCGGGCTACGTCGTCGCCGCGCAGAACTTCCGCGGCGCGCATCGCAGCGAAGGAGTCTATCAGGGCTATCGCGCGCTCGGATGGGGCAAGACGCAGGACGGCTACGACACCGTGGAGTGGCTCGCGAAGCAGCCTTGGTCCACCGGGAAGATCGGCACGTTTGGCGGCTCCCAGGCCGGCTACGCCCAGAACTTCCTCGCCGTCACGCGGCCGCCGCATCTCGTGGCGCAATACATCACTGACGGTGGATTGAGCCTGTTCCACCTCGGCTACCGGCGCGGCGGCGCCACCCGTTTTGAGCGGTTCAAGTCGAGCATGATGCTCGATGCCCGCGATCCCGCCGAGGGCCGCCGGCACCTCGAAGATCAAGTGGCCCACCCGGAGTATGACAGCTACTGGGCCGCCGAAGACTGCTATCCCCATTTCGCGAAGATGAACGTGCCGGCCTTCATGGTCGCCAGTTGGTTCGATTTCATGAGCCGCGGCTCCATCGACAGCTACATCGGCCGCCAGCACCGCGGCGGCCCCGGCGCCCGCGGACGGCAGTGGATGCGCATCGGCCCGTGGCTCCACGGCGGGCGAAAAACCAGCGCCAAGGTAGCCGAACTCGACTTCCCCGAAAACGCCGCCTGGAACATGGACGCCCACATGATCCGCTGGTTCGACCATTTCCTCAAGGGCCGCGACAACGGCGTCGATCGCGATCCGCGCATTCGCTACTACACCACCGGCGCGGTCAACGAACCAGGCGCCCCCGGCAACGAATGGCGCGATGCTTCGGACTGGCCGGTTCCCGCCCGGTCCACCGCTTACTTCCTGCTTCCGTCCGGAGGGCTCGCCACCGCCGCCCCCGCCTCCGGCCGCACCGAGTTTCTCTCCGACCCCACGCATCCCGCGCCCGTCCACGGCCGCGCCGAACCCACCGCCCGCGACGCACGCCAGTTCGAAGCCCATCCCGACGTCCGTTCCTTCACCACCGAACCCCTGGCCGCCCCCACCGAGTGGACCGGCGACGTCCGCGCCGAGATCGACCTGTCCTCTTCCGCTCCCGACACGGACCTGTTCGTGCGAGTCACCGACGTTTATCCGGACGGGCGCTCGATCGTCCTCGTCGACAGCGTCCAGCGCGCCAAGTACCGCGCCGGCTTCGAGAAGCCCGCGCTCATGCGCCCCGGCCGCGTCTACCGGCTCGCCTGGAACGTCGGCTGGATGAGCCACGTCTTCGCTCCCGGACACCGGATCCGCGTCACCGTAAGCGGCAACGAGGCCGATTATTTCGAGGCGAACCCGAACACCGGCGACACTCCCACGTACGATCGTCCCTCCCGCTACCTGGTGGCGAAAAACGCGCTTCATCACGGCGCCGGCCGCTCCCGCATCGTCGCGCCGGTTGTAAAAAAGCCGGCGCCCTGA
- a CDS encoding sigma-70 family RNA polymerase sigma factor, with protein MLLSSFVRQNRMPDFETVAIPHLNDLYRTAIRMVGDPARAEDVIQDVYLQAWKSFDQFEMGTNCKAWLYRILFNSVHHYRRKWFDARLVKEPEDILEAAEAPPSPLPPELSDKHVLAALDRIPEDYRAVVLLADVEEFAYKEVASILRIPIGTVMSRLSRARKLLRRELAGVAESYGIGASYRAEQTQERQRA; from the coding sequence GTGCTGTTAAGCTCCTTCGTTCGTCAGAACCGGATGCCCGATTTCGAGACGGTCGCCATCCCGCACCTCAATGACCTCTACCGGACGGCCATCCGGATGGTCGGCGATCCGGCGCGCGCCGAAGACGTCATCCAGGATGTCTACCTGCAGGCATGGAAGTCGTTCGACCAGTTCGAAATGGGAACCAATTGCAAGGCCTGGCTCTACCGCATCCTGTTCAACAGCGTCCACCACTACCGCCGTAAGTGGTTCGACGCGCGGTTGGTGAAGGAGCCGGAAGACATCCTTGAGGCCGCCGAAGCGCCGCCCTCGCCCCTGCCCCCTGAGCTATCGGACAAACACGTCCTCGCCGCGCTCGATCGCATTCCCGAGGACTACCGGGCGGTGGTGCTGCTCGCCGACGTGGAAGAGTTCGCCTACAAGGAGGTTGCCTCTATTCTGCGCATTCCCATCGGAACCGTCATGAGCCGGTTGAGCCGCGCCCGGAAACTGCTTCGCCGGGAACTGGCCGGCGTCGCCGAGTCATATGGCATCGGGGCGTCGTATCGCGCGGAGCAAACCCAGGAGAGACAACGGGCATGA
- a CDS encoding zf-HC2 domain-containing protein: protein MSATPIHSNACERVRRHMDSYISGELLVETNEEVLRHLGACTPCLAAHDERLAVRDATRRAVRSEAPPADLALRVRARIHGRERGSSWRGHWKIMTVAAALLAAIGAAGLLRSRNPEPVLADLAAAEQGSYISSMLEKVSLFSRGGLHDHLHCTMGRKYPRGFPPESGLTPRQKLTADWSPLQAIAARLIPSRYTLLLAHRCSAGQRRFVHFTYVAEAQAGAPRSFLSVMVSARAGSEKLPVPGIVPALETAGVPVYAERSGRYSVASFPAGEYTAWVVSDLPAEENRLLASNLAPPLAEFLRTPKTEI from the coding sequence ATGAGCGCCACACCGATTCACTCAAATGCATGCGAACGTGTGCGCCGGCACATGGATTCCTATATCAGCGGGGAGTTGCTGGTGGAGACCAACGAAGAGGTGCTGCGTCACCTCGGCGCATGCACGCCGTGCCTCGCCGCCCACGACGAGCGGCTGGCGGTTCGCGACGCCACCCGCCGCGCCGTTCGCTCGGAGGCTCCTCCCGCCGACCTCGCTCTCCGGGTCCGCGCGCGCATCCACGGTCGGGAGCGCGGCTCATCCTGGAGAGGTCATTGGAAGATCATGACAGTCGCCGCCGCGCTGTTGGCCGCCATCGGAGCCGCCGGCCTGTTGCGCTCGCGAAACCCGGAACCGGTGCTCGCCGACCTTGCCGCCGCCGAACAGGGCTCCTACATCTCTTCGATGCTCGAAAAGGTGAGCCTGTTCTCGCGCGGCGGCCTGCACGACCATCTGCACTGCACCATGGGCCGGAAGTATCCCCGCGGCTTCCCGCCCGAGAGCGGGTTGACGCCACGCCAGAAGCTGACTGCGGATTGGAGCCCGCTGCAGGCCATCGCCGCGCGGCTCATTCCGTCCCGATACACTCTCCTGCTCGCCCACCGTTGTTCGGCCGGGCAGCGGCGGTTCGTGCATTTCACCTATGTCGCGGAGGCGCAGGCCGGTGCGCCGCGGAGTTTTCTTTCCGTGATGGTCTCGGCAAGGGCCGGCTCGGAAAAGCTGCCGGTCCCTGGGATCGTGCCCGCTCTCGAAACCGCCGGCGTGCCCGTCTACGCCGAACGCAGCGGCCGCTACTCGGTCGCTTCGTTCCCCGCCGGAGAATACACGGCATGGGTGGTTTCCGACTTGCCCGCCGAGGAGAATCGGTTGCTGGCGTCGAACCTGGCGCCGCCGTTAGCCGAGTTCCTGCGGACGCCGAAGACTGAGATCTGA
- a CDS encoding DUF2059 domain-containing protein: protein MKVVPIAALALSVACGAAQTPGSISPAKRALIKKVLNLTNTSQAVRASLNMSIMQAAATAPQAVVRSMPELQKVTPEQRKQIQQNFEAAVKRISTRAQAELPKVFDLDKAVDEIFVPVYDRQFTDADLKSLVAFYESPAGRKLVTAQPIIQNDAMKSANEMFGPRVGAMINPILTEERKKIAEDVRKLLAK from the coding sequence ATGAAGGTTGTTCCCATCGCCGCGCTGGCCCTCTCGGTTGCCTGCGGCGCCGCGCAGACCCCAGGCTCGATCAGCCCGGCCAAACGTGCGCTGATCAAGAAGGTGCTCAATCTCACCAACACCTCGCAGGCCGTGCGCGCCAGCCTCAATATGTCCATCATGCAGGCCGCCGCAACGGCCCCCCAAGCGGTGGTCCGGTCCATGCCGGAGTTGCAGAAGGTCACGCCGGAACAACGCAAGCAGATCCAGCAGAACTTCGAGGCGGCGGTGAAACGGATCTCAACGCGCGCCCAGGCCGAATTGCCGAAAGTATTCGATCTGGATAAGGCCGTGGACGAGATTTTCGTTCCCGTGTACGACCGGCAGTTCACCGACGCGGATCTCAAATCGCTGGTTGCATTTTACGAATCGCCCGCCGGCCGGAAGCTCGTCACCGCGCAGCCCATCATCCAAAACGATGCCATGAAGAGCGCCAACGAGATGTTCGGCCCTCGCGTGGGCGCGATGATCAATCCGATTCTGACTGAGGAACGCAAGAAGATCGCCGAAGACGTCAGGAAACTTCTGGCGAAATGA
- a CDS encoding cupin domain-containing protein, with amino-acid sequence MKTTRRDLTALLPLLAAAAPAAAAGSPLQSRTWRHDDLTARGNDDKRSRDVFDGLSHKNYPMDMHETELAPGMAPHPPHSHPHHELLILRQGELEVTIEGKVSRIGPGGVVYVASNENHGWKNVSQTRAAYYVIALGRDRG; translated from the coding sequence ATGAAAACCACCCGCCGAGACCTCACCGCCTTGCTCCCCCTTCTGGCCGCCGCCGCGCCCGCCGCCGCCGCCGGCTCCCCGCTGCAATCACGCACCTGGCGTCACGACGACCTCACCGCGCGCGGCAACGACGACAAGCGCTCCCGCGACGTCTTCGATGGCCTTTCGCACAAGAACTACCCGATGGACATGCACGAGACCGAACTTGCTCCCGGCATGGCCCCACATCCGCCGCACAGCCACCCGCATCACGAACTGCTCATCCTGCGCCAAGGCGAACTCGAAGTGACCATTGAGGGCAAAGTGTCCCGCATCGGCCCGGGCGGAGTCGTCTACGTGGCCTCGAACGAGAATCACGGCTGGAAGAACGTGAGCCAGACGCGGGCCGCCTACTATGTGATCGCTCTCGGGCGGGACCGTGGCTAA